One segment of Deltaproteobacteria bacterium CG11_big_fil_rev_8_21_14_0_20_49_13 DNA contains the following:
- the rpoN gene encoding RNA polymerase sigma-54 factor, which produces MAIEIKQGFKLSQQLVVTPQLQQAIKLLQLSRLELTTMIQKELTENPVLEEEDNDEEATQELKESSKGELHEKAKDEDKGHDHVSEEVGTKDGQLKEPADFDWENYLDKYNAADSRALPAISESPEDLPTYENTLTRSESLAEHLLWQLHLSNFSEGEIRVGEEIIGNINDDGYLQSSIEELSSKTGFSSEIVERVLKKIQKFDPPGIASRDIKECLTNQARYLGDDSIRIIKMIEEHLPDLEKHNYQAIAKKQALTVDKIKELAHVIANMEPKPGRSYNQENPQYITPDVYIHKLGEEYIVVLNEDGLPKLQISNFYRRMLSREDGVAGATKEYIQNKLKSAMWLIKSIHQRQRTLYKVTKSIVKHQTDFLDKGVAFLKPMVLKDVAGDISMHESTISRVTTNKFVHTPKGIFELKYFFNSKVGSMTGEGDVASEAVKDRIQKLITSEDPKKPLSDQDIMDILKEQFKIDVARRTVAKYREMMRIPTSSRRRRRD; this is translated from the coding sequence ATGGCTATCGAGATCAAACAGGGATTCAAGCTTTCACAACAACTTGTCGTTACCCCCCAGCTTCAGCAGGCCATTAAGCTTCTTCAGCTCTCAAGGCTGGAACTTACCACGATGATCCAGAAGGAGCTGACGGAAAATCCGGTCCTTGAAGAAGAGGATAATGACGAAGAGGCTACGCAGGAGCTAAAGGAGTCGTCAAAGGGGGAGCTTCACGAAAAGGCCAAGGACGAAGATAAGGGCCATGATCATGTATCGGAAGAGGTTGGCACGAAGGACGGTCAGTTAAAGGAACCCGCTGATTTTGACTGGGAAAACTACCTTGATAAATACAACGCCGCCGACTCAAGGGCGCTCCCCGCGATATCTGAATCACCCGAAGACCTCCCGACCTACGAAAACACGCTGACGAGGTCCGAATCTCTGGCTGAACACCTTTTATGGCAACTTCACCTTTCAAACTTTTCCGAAGGCGAGATTAGGGTTGGTGAAGAGATAATAGGCAATATAAATGACGATGGCTATCTTCAGTCGTCAATAGAAGAGCTTTCTTCAAAGACCGGTTTTTCATCCGAAATAGTCGAGCGCGTCCTCAAAAAGATACAGAAATTCGATCCCCCCGGCATTGCTTCAAGGGACATCAAAGAGTGCCTTACGAACCAGGCCCGTTATCTGGGAGATGATTCTATACGGATCATAAAGATGATAGAAGAGCACCTGCCGGACCTTGAAAAACATAATTATCAGGCGATAGCCAAGAAACAGGCGCTGACCGTTGATAAGATCAAAGAGCTGGCCCATGTAATTGCCAATATGGAGCCCAAGCCGGGGCGGTCATATAATCAGGAAAATCCTCAATATATAACGCCGGATGTTTATATCCATAAGCTTGGCGAGGAATATATCGTGGTGCTTAATGAAGACGGTCTTCCCAAACTTCAGATATCTAATTTTTATAGAAGAATGCTTTCGCGGGAAGATGGTGTTGCCGGCGCCACCAAGGAATATATCCAGAACAAGTTAAAATCCGCCATGTGGCTGATAAAGAGTATTCATCAGCGTCAGCGGACGCTTTACAAGGTCACAAAGAGCATTGTTAAACATCAGACCGATTTTTTGGACAAGGGAGTGGCGTTCCTAAAACCGATGGTGCTGAAAGACGTTGCCGGTGATATCAGCATGCACGAATCTACCATTTCCCGCGTTACGACCAACAAGTTCGTCCATACGCCAAAGGGTATATTTGAGCTGAAATATTTCTTCAACTCCAAGGTCGGAAGCATGACGGGCGAGGGTGATGTGGCCTCTGAAGCGGTAAAGGACAGGATCCAAAAGCTCATCACATCCGAGGACCCCAAGAAACCTCTCTCCGATCAGGACAT